In a single window of the Natronomonas salsuginis genome:
- a CDS encoding ABC transporter permease has translation MTRVPALFVARRNLSRNRLRSALAALGILVGVVAIASLGIFGNVLAVGADDALGDIGTQVIVTPNADAGIGSIDERTVTEIERVTTEGTVVPLRTDGGLVRRGGQSAAATIYGIENPNSIYTAADGRLPDRHRQGAIVGADLAVSLDARVGDNVDVAGETYRVIAVLEPIEAFTPVSPNDAVMLPEDAVGGDGYQQVVIQTETGAAATSSAAAIEATVNDREAVVEVFELSSILEEIDAFFSLLSAFLVGLGGISLFVAGVSILNVMLMSAVERREEIGVLRAVGVSRRSVLRTMLFEAALLGVVGALGGVFVTAFLVAGLYLATPVELWIVLDPTNALYLVGAFAFGILISVVSGLYPAWKAANERPVDALRG, from the coding sequence GTGACCCGGGTTCCGGCGCTGTTCGTCGCGCGCCGCAACCTCTCGCGGAACCGGCTCCGATCGGCGCTCGCCGCGCTCGGCATTCTGGTCGGCGTCGTCGCCATCGCCTCGCTCGGCATCTTCGGCAACGTCCTCGCCGTCGGCGCCGACGACGCCCTCGGGGACATCGGGACGCAGGTGATCGTCACGCCGAACGCTGACGCCGGAATCGGCTCGATCGACGAGCGCACGGTGACCGAGATCGAGCGCGTGACGACCGAGGGGACCGTCGTCCCGCTCCGGACCGACGGCGGGCTCGTTCGCCGCGGCGGCCAGTCGGCCGCGGCGACGATCTACGGGATCGAGAATCCCAACTCAATTTACACCGCGGCCGACGGCCGCCTCCCCGACCGACACCGTCAGGGGGCGATCGTCGGTGCGGACCTCGCCGTCTCGCTTGACGCTCGGGTCGGCGACAACGTCGACGTGGCTGGCGAGACGTACCGCGTCATCGCCGTCTTGGAGCCGATCGAGGCGTTCACCCCCGTCTCACCGAACGACGCCGTCATGCTCCCCGAGGACGCGGTCGGCGGTGACGGCTACCAGCAGGTCGTCATCCAGACCGAAACGGGGGCCGCCGCGACGTCGAGTGCGGCGGCGATCGAGGCGACGGTCAACGACCGCGAGGCGGTCGTCGAGGTCTTCGAACTCTCTTCCATCCTCGAGGAGATCGACGCGTTCTTCTCGCTGCTCTCGGCGTTTCTCGTCGGTCTCGGCGGGATCTCGCTGTTCGTTGCCGGCGTGAGCATCCTGAACGTGATGTTGATGAGCGCCGTCGAGCGCCGCGAGGAGATCGGCGTCCTCCGCGCGGTCGGCGTGAGCCGGCGGTCGGTCCTTCGGACGATGCTGTTTGAGGCGGCCCTTCTGGGGGTCGTCGGGGCGTTAGGGGGCGTTTTCGTAACCGCCTTCCTCGTCGCGGGCCTGTATCTGGCGACGCCGGTCGAACTGTGGATCGTGCTCGATCCGACGAACGCGCTGTACCTGGTCGGCGCGTTCGCCTTCGGGATCCTGATAAGCGTCGTCAGCGGGCTCTATCCGGCCTGGAAGGCG